A genome region from Bufo gargarizans isolate SCDJY-AF-19 chromosome 2, ASM1485885v1, whole genome shotgun sequence includes the following:
- the LOC122928694 gene encoding kelch-like protein 17 isoform X1, whose translation MKCVRLPLLSRDFLMSSVDTELLVRHHSECKDLLIEALKYHLMPEQRGVLSNSRTRPRRCEGASTVLFAVGGGSLFAIHGDCEAYDTRTDRWHMVASMSTRRARVGVAAIGNKLYAVGGYDGTSDLATVESYDPVTNTWQPEVSMGTRRSCLGVAVLHGLLYAAGGYDGASCLNSAERYDPLTGTWTSIAAMSTRRRYVRVATLDGNLYAVGGYDSSSHLATVEKYEPQEHS comes from the exons ATGAAGTGTGTGCGGCTCCCCTTGCTGAGCAGGGATTTCTTGATGAGCAGCGTAGACACAGAGCTTCTTGTACGTCATCATTCGGAGTGCAAAGACCTTTTGATTGAGGCGCTGAAGTACCACCTGATGCCAGAACAGCGGGGGGTTCTCAGTAACAGTCGAACCAGACCAAGACGCTGCGAGGGAGCCAGCACCGTCCTCTTTGCAGTAG GTGGTGGCAGTCTCTTTGCTATACATGGTGACTGTGAAGCGTATGATACCCGCACTGACCGCTGGCACATGGTAGCCTCCATGTCTACAAGACGAGCCCGAGTGGGAGTAGCAGCTATCGGAAATAAACTTTATGCAGTGGGTGG GTATGATGGAACGTCCGATCTTGCCACAGTAGAGTcatatgaccctgtgacaaacaCTTGGCAGCCAGAGGTTTCCATGGGAACCCGACGTAGTTGTCTTGGTGTGGCGGTACTTCATGGACTGTTGTATGCTGCAGGTGGATATGATGGCGCTTCTTGCTTAAACAG TGCAGAGCGATATGACCCCCTCACAGGCACATGGACATCTATCGCTGCTATGAGCACTAGACGTAGATATGTCAGAGTGGCAACACTAG ATGGTAACCTTTATGCAGTCGGGGGATATGACAGTTCTTCTCACTTGGCCACGGTGGAAAAATATGAGCCTCAG